The following proteins are encoded in a genomic region of Desulfosporosinus youngiae DSM 17734:
- a CDS encoding DEAD/DEAH box helicase has protein sequence MSGNPFYRLAPFIQEYIYNHQWTELRAVQVEACQVVFESDAHLLLAAGTASGKTEAAFLPVITLLHENPPSSIGALYIGPLKALINDQFVRLRDLLAEAHLPAWHWHGDVSQSHKNKMLKNPRGILQITPESLESMLINRSTDSLRLFADLRFIVIDEVHAFMGTDRGGQILCQLERLTRMIGHQPRRIGLSATLGDYAKAEKWLSSGTERAVITPIVQGGQQKIRLAVEHFYQDDEVEEEKEAANLYGPEGQREHRPEQQSDKVSKQGIPPFDQYIFEQSKNKKCLIFTNNREQAEYTVATLRQLAESKRMPDVYHVHHGSISAPLREAAEKAMKESPEPCVTAATITLELGIDLGYLERIIQLETPFSVSSFVQRLGRSGRRGTPSEMWFVCKEDQGANDLLPNRIPWSLLQAIAIIQLYLEERWIEPVSSKDYPFSLLYHQTMSTLAAMGELIPSALAQRVLTLSPFKNISSEDFRQLLLYLIEIDHIEQTEERGLLVGLTGEQVVRNFRFYSVFPDNEEFAVRDESKEVGSILSPPPQGERFALAGRTWEVTEIDLKRKTVYAKQVKGKVRTAWNGGGGSIHSKILQRMKRVLEEDITYAYLQPGAVKRLSEVRDLARETGVLKTNILPLGGNSYCLFPWLGTVACRTLERCLRYGGAEMFEIRNVGGLSPYFITFSTKSGSEIDLNSLLKRVIAGASDTEQLMQEDEAPQLEKYDEFIPPPLLRKAFRHDYLDLQEVKFALDFEKTGQIV, from the coding sequence ATGAGCGGCAATCCATTTTACAGGCTGGCCCCTTTTATTCAGGAATACATCTATAATCATCAATGGACAGAACTGCGGGCCGTGCAGGTGGAAGCCTGCCAGGTTGTCTTTGAGTCGGACGCCCACTTGCTTTTGGCCGCCGGCACTGCCTCGGGAAAAACCGAAGCAGCCTTTTTGCCGGTGATTACCTTACTCCATGAAAATCCGCCTTCAAGTATTGGCGCTCTCTATATCGGCCCTTTAAAGGCTTTGATTAACGATCAATTTGTGCGGCTCAGAGATCTGCTGGCAGAGGCGCATCTTCCGGCCTGGCATTGGCACGGGGATGTATCTCAAAGCCACAAAAACAAGATGTTGAAGAATCCCCGGGGGATCTTGCAGATTACCCCGGAATCCCTGGAGAGTATGCTCATCAACCGCAGTACGGATAGTTTGCGGCTCTTTGCCGATCTCCGCTTTATTGTTATTGATGAGGTCCATGCCTTTATGGGGACGGACAGGGGCGGCCAGATTCTCTGTCAGCTGGAGCGGCTGACGCGGATGATCGGTCATCAGCCCAGAAGAATCGGTCTTTCCGCAACCTTGGGTGATTATGCCAAAGCTGAAAAGTGGCTGTCATCCGGGACGGAGAGGGCGGTAATCACTCCCATAGTTCAAGGGGGGCAGCAGAAAATTCGTCTGGCTGTGGAACACTTTTATCAGGATGACGAGGTTGAGGAAGAAAAGGAAGCCGCAAATCTGTACGGGCCGGAAGGGCAGCGGGAACACCGACCGGAACAACAATCCGATAAAGTTTCCAAGCAAGGGATTCCACCCTTTGACCAATATATTTTTGAGCAGAGCAAAAATAAGAAGTGTTTGATTTTTACCAATAACCGGGAGCAGGCAGAGTACACGGTGGCCACCTTGCGTCAGCTGGCTGAAAGTAAAAGGATGCCGGATGTCTACCATGTTCACCATGGCAGCATCTCGGCTCCTTTGCGAGAAGCGGCAGAAAAGGCAATGAAGGAATCGCCGGAACCTTGTGTTACGGCTGCCACCATTACTTTAGAATTAGGGATTGATCTGGGATATCTGGAACGAATTATTCAGTTGGAGACCCCTTTTTCCGTTTCCAGCTTCGTCCAGCGCTTAGGACGTTCAGGCCGCAGAGGTACTCCTTCGGAAATGTGGTTTGTTTGTAAGGAAGATCAAGGGGCAAATGACCTGCTCCCTAACCGGATTCCCTGGTCACTGCTTCAAGCCATTGCTATTATTCAGCTGTATTTGGAAGAACGCTGGATTGAGCCGGTCAGTTCTAAGGATTATCCTTTTAGTCTTCTTTATCATCAAACCATGAGTACCCTGGCTGCTATGGGAGAATTGATACCGTCAGCACTGGCCCAAAGGGTGTTAACCTTGAGCCCTTTTAAGAACATTTCCAGTGAGGATTTCAGGCAGCTCTTACTTTACTTGATTGAAATTGATCATATTGAGCAAACGGAAGAACGGGGACTGCTGGTGGGTTTAACCGGGGAGCAAGTAGTGCGTAATTTTCGCTTCTATTCGGTATTTCCGGACAATGAAGAATTTGCAGTACGCGATGAATCCAAGGAAGTCGGCAGTATTCTGTCGCCGCCGCCTCAAGGGGAGCGTTTTGCTCTAGCCGGCCGGACCTGGGAGGTCACGGAGATTGATCTGAAACGCAAGACCGTTTATGCCAAACAGGTCAAGGGCAAGGTCCGTACTGCCTGGAACGGCGGGGGAGGCTCTATTCATTCCAAGATCCTGCAGCGCATGAAGCGGGTCTTGGAGGAAGATATTACTTATGCATACCTTCAGCCCGGTGCGGTTAAGCGGTTATCTGAAGTGCGGGATTTAGCCCGGGAGACCGGGGTCTTGAAAACCAATATTCTCCCCTTAGGAGGTAATAGCTACTGCCTGTTCCCTTGGCTGGGAACAGTCGCTTGTCGGACTCTGGAAAGGTGCCTGCGTTATGGGGGAGCAGAGATGTTTGAAATAAGGAATGTGGGTGGCCTTTCACCCTATTTTATTACCTTCAGTACGAAGAGCGGGTCTGAGATTGACCTTAATTCCTTGCTTAAGAGGGTTATAGCCGGCGCTTCTGACACAGAGCAGCTTATGCAAGAAGACGAAGCACCACAATTGGAGAAGTACGATGAGTTTATTCCTCCGCCTTTACTGAGGAAAGCATTCAGACATGATTATCTGGATTTGCAGGAAGTAAAATTTGCGTTGGACTTTGAAAAAACCGGTCAGATCGTTTAA
- a CDS encoding AAA domain-containing protein has translation MNPNQYLIWLNGEDKTEEVETYNNAGYMVHVIFNNNSRQYSYHRSNTFIRENPTTINMEDKAAYWGDMPLYDVEYILDFGPMVRVRFRQKSKSQVFNKTELSIKSNGINEMGKDILEYWKEIAHFSPIEDEAESFLEKVFDKLTFVSPESVLGSYINKRPLQKSAPDLQNLIFPFRFNLNQKKALENALSCNVSVIEGPPGTGKTQSILNILVNLITRNKTVAVVSDNNAAVKNVKDKLEKDGYGFLVAALGSNENKGEFFSCLPQGNVQDWERGVQKEELTAKITNLNTKINRLLEVNVEKARIQQQLASFLTEQEHFETYYEKQDIPEIQKLSFYRTSPEKIIAFLADSYLANQRGTVDRFLYKIKLLFSYGFKDFKSLLKNDMDLVINLQRKFYQLKIEALTEQKAKLAKELADDSFDQLLKEHQQASELLFREALVKKYRKQKLPQFTIKNYKPMFAEFIQHFPIVLSTTYSLRNSLPDNYLLDYVIIDESSQVNLLTGVLALSCCKNAIIVGDIKQLPQIVDEKKIGKLSKQVADPVFNYFKHNILSSILALYGEKGIPQVMLKEHYRCHPKIIEFCNQKYYEGGLVPFTQEDMEANPLILYRTPEGNHMRNNTTGVKPGKYNQREIDVVVGEVLQNPSIAQDSEEIGFTTPYVKQVSAAAGLLPKEIQCDTIHKYQGREKKIMIMSTVLDDTRDGKSGLRFVDDPCKINVAVSRAIKQFVLVTDHSLFQRRGKEIGDLIRYMEYNTLDQNIIESQIVSVFDLLYKEYSAKLHSFSQRLSRRSKYKSQNIIYTLLDDILKEKQYDNLSFTTEVMVKNLLKSLEKLTLQEQRYVNNRASVDVVIFHKQDKQPVLIIEVDGFAFHENNPSQLEKDAMKDEILRKYEFCFLRLPTNGSGEEGKIRSQLDIALKAVRN, from the coding sequence ATGAATCCTAATCAATACTTAATCTGGTTAAATGGCGAAGATAAGACAGAAGAGGTTGAAACGTATAATAATGCAGGTTATATGGTGCATGTAATCTTCAATAATAATTCCCGTCAGTATTCTTATCATCGCAGCAACACCTTTATCCGTGAAAATCCGACGACGATTAATATGGAAGATAAAGCAGCCTATTGGGGGGACATGCCGCTGTATGATGTTGAATATATCTTGGATTTTGGACCGATGGTAAGAGTTAGATTCAGGCAGAAGAGCAAAAGTCAGGTGTTCAACAAGACGGAATTAAGTATAAAAAGCAACGGCATCAATGAAATGGGAAAAGACATCCTGGAATATTGGAAAGAAATTGCGCACTTCAGTCCCATAGAAGATGAAGCTGAATCTTTTCTGGAAAAGGTGTTCGATAAACTTACATTTGTCAGTCCGGAAAGTGTTCTCGGCAGTTATATCAATAAAAGACCTCTGCAAAAATCAGCCCCCGATCTCCAGAACCTTATCTTTCCGTTCCGTTTTAATCTGAATCAAAAGAAGGCCCTGGAGAACGCGCTGTCATGTAATGTTTCGGTTATTGAAGGGCCTCCGGGAACGGGTAAAACCCAATCCATTTTGAATATCCTGGTTAATTTAATTACCCGGAACAAAACGGTTGCCGTCGTATCCGATAATAATGCGGCAGTTAAAAATGTGAAAGACAAGCTGGAGAAAGACGGCTATGGATTTCTGGTAGCTGCCTTGGGAAGCAATGAGAACAAAGGAGAGTTTTTCAGCTGTTTGCCCCAAGGCAATGTGCAGGACTGGGAGCGGGGAGTTCAGAAAGAGGAACTGACAGCAAAGATCACCAATCTAAATACTAAAATCAACCGTCTTCTTGAAGTTAATGTTGAAAAGGCACGAATTCAGCAGCAACTTGCCTCTTTCCTGACAGAACAGGAGCATTTTGAGACCTATTACGAGAAACAAGACATTCCGGAGATTCAAAAGCTTTCTTTTTATCGGACCAGCCCTGAAAAAATTATTGCCTTCTTAGCCGATAGTTATCTGGCTAACCAAAGAGGAACGGTGGATCGTTTTCTTTATAAGATCAAGCTGTTGTTTTCTTACGGTTTTAAAGATTTTAAATCTCTTCTGAAAAATGACATGGACCTGGTCATCAATCTGCAGCGGAAATTTTATCAATTAAAGATAGAAGCTTTGACAGAGCAAAAAGCAAAATTGGCCAAAGAATTGGCGGACGATTCATTCGATCAATTATTGAAAGAGCATCAGCAGGCTTCCGAATTGCTGTTCAGGGAAGCGTTGGTTAAAAAATACCGTAAGCAAAAGCTTCCCCAGTTTACAATCAAAAATTATAAACCGATGTTTGCTGAATTCATCCAGCACTTTCCTATTGTTCTGAGCACAACTTACTCATTGCGCAATTCGCTTCCGGATAATTACCTTTTGGACTATGTCATCATCGATGAATCCTCTCAGGTGAATTTATTGACGGGCGTATTGGCTCTTTCCTGCTGCAAAAATGCCATTATTGTCGGGGATATCAAGCAGCTGCCGCAGATCGTTGATGAGAAGAAAATAGGTAAACTGTCTAAACAGGTTGCTGATCCTGTTTTTAATTATTTTAAACATAATATTTTGTCTTCAATCCTTGCCCTGTATGGGGAGAAGGGTATTCCTCAGGTCATGCTGAAAGAGCACTATCGCTGCCACCCCAAAATTATTGAATTTTGCAATCAGAAATACTATGAAGGCGGCTTGGTTCCTTTCACTCAAGAGGATATGGAGGCTAATCCTTTAATTCTCTATCGTACCCCAGAGGGCAATCATATGCGCAATAATACTACAGGTGTGAAACCGGGAAAATACAATCAGAGAGAAATAGATGTAGTAGTCGGGGAGGTATTGCAGAATCCCAGTATAGCCCAGGATAGTGAGGAAATCGGCTTTACGACACCTTATGTCAAGCAGGTAAGCGCAGCCGCCGGACTGCTTCCGAAAGAAATCCAGTGTGACACTATTCATAAATATCAGGGGCGGGAAAAGAAGATCATGATTATGTCAACCGTCTTGGATGACACCCGGGACGGAAAAAGCGGTCTCCGCTTTGTGGATGATCCCTGTAAAATCAATGTTGCCGTATCCAGAGCAATCAAGCAGTTTGTCCTGGTGACAGATCACTCTTTATTCCAGCGACGGGGAAAAGAAATCGGCGATTTGATCCGCTACATGGAGTACAATACGTTGGACCAGAATATTATTGAAAGCCAAATTGTCTCCGTATTTGATCTCTTGTACAAAGAATATTCAGCGAAACTGCATTCTTTCAGCCAAAGGCTGAGTCGACGTTCAAAATACAAATCTCAGAACATTATCTATACGCTTTTAGACGACATTCTTAAGGAAAAGCAGTATGATAATTTGAGCTTTACTACGGAGGTCATGGTGAAAAATCTCCTCAAGAGTCTGGAAAAGCTTACCCTACAGGAACAACGTTATGTTAACAATAGAGCATCCGTTGACGTCGTCATCTTCCATAAGCAGGATAAGCAGCCTGTTCTGATTATCGAGGTGGATGGGTTTGCTTTTCATGAAAATAACCCCTCACAGCTAGAGAAGGATGCCATGAAGGATGAGATTTTGCGGAAATATGAGTTTTGCTTTTTAAGGCTGCCCACTAATGGCAGCGGGGAGGAAGGTAAGATTAGAAGTCAGCTGGATATTGCTCTGAAGGCAGTGCGAAACTAA
- a CDS encoding TOTE conflict system archaeo-eukaryotic primase domain-containing protein → MTFEELLKHYQTLIKENCKLKDEIVHLKAKLDALEHQVTITGCSDFAVENIPHQTILPLELFRHESEDQALPPEIDNQSDPEEKVKLFMSYFKGRDDVYGKRWENKKKGTAGYSPSCLNEWKSELCRKPMGKCVDCPNKAYAVLDERVIDDHLRGKNNLVAGIYPLCLDETCYFLAIDFDEEEWQKDITQLREVCSQFDFPIVIERSRSGKGAHAWIFFEKPIAASLARKLGSALLTYAMNKRHEITFKSYDRFFPNQDTMPKGGLGNLIALPLQKTARANNNSVFVDENFEPFKDQWAYLAAVRKLSEDDVDRLIAKLCYGNELGLLKTDDQTESEKPWETNRVKLSKDDFSDNLEIVKANMLFIPKTGVSQRALNHLKRLAAFKNPEFYKAQAMRLPTFDKPRIISCSDETEEYLCLPRGCESDLVALCTELGIETDFIDKTNHGNTIDVQFKGILRDEQLQAVNLLLKHDLGVLSGTTAFGKTVAAIKLIAERNVNTLILVDKVSLVSQWKKRLKEFLIINEVSPDDAGRNPRGRKRKKDNIGQLGAGKDDLGGIIDIALLQSLNRMGEVKNCVKEYGMIIVDECHHISAFSFEQILKNSNAKYVYGLTATPIRKDGHQPIIFMQCGPIRYKDDAKKQAAKRPFEHYVIPRFTAMRVPLDKIEKDVSIQELYSEIVVNELRNQRIIDDIVKSFQGGRNCLVITERTAHVALLAERLSEKIPDVIAVTGGMGIKETREIMARISETPADKPLTIVATGKYIGEGFDEPRLDTLFLVMPISWKGTLQQYAGRLHRLFENKNEVLIYDYVDIHIRMLEKMYHKRLNGYASIGYKAKGESITEESVNSIYIKDNFLPVYSNDVINAAREILIVSPFITRKRTLQMMQYLIVALQNNVRVIVVTRPSEDFKEKDRSRIQETVDIMKNAGISIVFRSRIHQKYAVIDQKLVWYGSINLLSFGSTEESIMRLDSPNIASELIWSMENK, encoded by the coding sequence TTGACCTTTGAAGAATTGCTGAAGCATTATCAAACTCTGATTAAGGAAAACTGTAAGCTAAAGGATGAAATAGTTCACTTGAAGGCAAAGCTTGATGCTTTAGAACATCAGGTTACAATTACCGGGTGTTCTGATTTTGCTGTTGAGAATATACCTCATCAAACGATACTTCCGTTAGAATTATTCAGGCATGAATCTGAAGATCAAGCCTTGCCCCCTGAAATAGATAATCAGTCAGACCCAGAGGAAAAAGTTAAGTTATTTATGTCATACTTTAAAGGCCGGGATGATGTCTATGGAAAACGGTGGGAAAATAAAAAGAAGGGGACGGCAGGATATTCACCGTCCTGTCTAAACGAATGGAAATCGGAGCTATGCAGAAAACCGATGGGAAAGTGCGTCGATTGCCCAAATAAGGCCTATGCAGTTTTAGATGAAAGAGTTATTGATGATCATTTGCGAGGGAAAAACAACTTAGTTGCGGGAATTTATCCTTTGTGCCTTGATGAAACCTGCTATTTCTTGGCTATTGATTTCGATGAAGAAGAGTGGCAAAAAGACATTACTCAGCTGAGAGAAGTATGTTCGCAATTTGACTTCCCCATAGTTATTGAACGCTCACGATCAGGTAAAGGAGCCCATGCCTGGATTTTCTTTGAAAAGCCGATTGCGGCATCACTGGCAAGAAAACTGGGAAGCGCGTTACTTACCTACGCAATGAATAAGAGACACGAGATTACCTTTAAATCCTATGATAGGTTTTTCCCCAATCAGGACACTATGCCGAAGGGTGGCTTGGGGAATCTAATAGCTTTGCCTTTGCAAAAAACTGCCAGGGCTAATAACAACAGTGTCTTTGTCGATGAAAACTTTGAACCCTTCAAAGACCAATGGGCCTATTTAGCTGCTGTTCGGAAGCTCTCTGAAGATGACGTTGATAGACTGATAGCAAAACTTTGTTATGGCAATGAATTGGGACTATTGAAAACAGATGATCAAACAGAGTCTGAAAAGCCTTGGGAAACTAACCGAGTCAAGCTATCCAAGGATGATTTTTCCGATAACTTAGAAATTGTCAAAGCAAACATGCTCTTCATTCCTAAAACCGGAGTTTCGCAAAGAGCGTTAAACCATTTAAAACGGTTGGCCGCCTTTAAAAATCCGGAGTTTTATAAGGCCCAGGCAATGCGTCTGCCCACCTTTGACAAACCCAGGATAATATCTTGTTCTGATGAAACCGAAGAATATCTTTGCCTCCCGAGAGGCTGTGAGTCAGATTTAGTGGCTCTTTGTACAGAACTTGGGATAGAGACTGATTTTATAGATAAGACGAATCATGGCAATACCATCGATGTACAGTTTAAAGGGATCTTGAGAGATGAACAACTACAGGCTGTCAACCTATTGTTAAAACATGATCTGGGAGTGCTTTCGGGAACAACCGCTTTCGGAAAAACAGTTGCAGCAATAAAACTGATTGCTGAGAGGAATGTAAATACACTGATTCTGGTTGACAAAGTTAGCTTGGTGTCCCAATGGAAGAAAAGGCTCAAGGAATTTTTGATAATTAATGAGGTTTCACCAGACGATGCTGGAAGAAATCCAAGAGGGAGGAAAAGGAAAAAAGATAATATCGGACAGTTGGGGGCAGGCAAAGACGACTTGGGCGGTATCATTGATATTGCTTTGCTGCAATCCTTAAACAGGATGGGTGAAGTGAAGAATTGCGTGAAAGAGTATGGCATGATTATCGTCGATGAGTGTCATCATATTTCAGCCTTTAGCTTTGAGCAGATCCTGAAAAATTCCAACGCCAAGTATGTTTATGGATTGACAGCGACTCCTATCAGAAAGGACGGGCATCAGCCCATTATTTTTATGCAGTGTGGTCCTATACGATATAAAGATGATGCCAAGAAACAAGCAGCAAAACGCCCGTTTGAACATTATGTCATACCAAGATTTACGGCAATGAGGGTCCCCCTCGATAAGATTGAAAAGGATGTATCCATTCAAGAACTGTACTCTGAGATAGTCGTTAATGAATTGAGGAATCAGCGGATCATTGATGATATCGTAAAAAGCTTTCAAGGCGGCAGGAACTGCCTTGTCATAACTGAGAGAACTGCGCATGTTGCCTTGCTTGCGGAAAGATTGAGTGAAAAAATTCCCGACGTGATTGCTGTTACAGGTGGAATGGGGATAAAAGAAACCAGAGAAATAATGGCGAGAATATCTGAAACACCGGCAGACAAACCGCTAACCATAGTAGCTACAGGAAAATATATCGGAGAGGGCTTCGACGAACCTCGCTTGGATACCCTATTTTTAGTCATGCCAATATCATGGAAGGGAACCCTCCAGCAATATGCTGGCAGGCTGCACAGACTTTTTGAGAATAAGAATGAAGTTCTAATCTATGATTATGTGGATATCCATATCAGGATGTTGGAGAAGATGTATCATAAACGGCTTAACGGCTATGCCTCCATTGGCTATAAAGCTAAAGGCGAATCAATAACGGAGGAGTCCGTCAATAGTATCTATATTAAAGATAATTTTCTTCCAGTATATTCCAATGATGTTATTAATGCGGCAAGGGAGATATTGATTGTCAGTCCTTTCATTACCAGGAAGCGAACCTTACAAATGATGCAATATCTTATAGTTGCCTTACAAAATAACGTAAGAGTTATCGTGGTAACAAGACCTAGTGAAGATTTTAAGGAAAAGGATAGAAGTAGGATACAGGAGACGGTAGATATAATGAAAAATGCCGGTATAAGCATTGTCTTTAGATCACGGATTCATCAAAAATATGCAGTTATAGACCAAAAGCTTGTATGGTACGGAAGCATTAATCTTTTGAGTTTTGGTAGTACGGAAGAAAGCATTATGCGGCTTGATAGCCCGAATATTGCCAGTGAATTAATATGGAGTATGGAGAACAAGTAA
- a CDS encoding AAA family ATPase: MKITELRLKNFKVFKDIKITNLPDMAVFLGANGTGKSTLFDVFGFLHDALTDNVKAALLKRGGYKEVISRNAKGPIEIEIKFRPEPDEPLVTYELNVGLNDRGLPIVTRERLKYRRGQKGKPWHFLDFSNGSGTAIVNESEYGSAGAKEKREEQRLDSPDILAIKGLGQFKKFKQVAAFRRLIEGWHVSDFHVQAARSSQDAGYAEHLSPTGENLPLVAQFMHEHYPEKFQDVLRKMEQRVPGVTSVEAAETQDGRIILRFQDGAFRDPFIARYVSDGSLKMFAYLLLLSDPNPHPLLCIEEPENQLYPDLLYELAEEFRSYMEAGGQVFISTHSPDFVNGVKLEELFWLVKVDGFSQIRRASEDELLRNLVAAGDLPGYLWKQGLFKGASPL, encoded by the coding sequence TTGAAGATTACGGAACTGCGACTGAAAAATTTCAAAGTCTTTAAAGATATTAAAATCACAAATTTGCCGGATATGGCTGTCTTCTTGGGTGCCAATGGGACGGGAAAATCCACGCTCTTTGATGTCTTCGGTTTTTTGCACGATGCTTTGACCGATAACGTCAAAGCAGCCCTTCTTAAAAGAGGAGGTTATAAGGAGGTTATCTCGCGTAATGCAAAGGGACCGATCGAGATCGAAATTAAGTTCCGACCAGAACCGGACGAACCCTTAGTTACTTACGAACTCAACGTAGGTCTTAATGACAGGGGTTTACCCATTGTGACTCGTGAACGTTTAAAATACAGACGAGGTCAAAAAGGTAAACCTTGGCACTTCCTTGATTTTTCCAATGGGTCTGGAACTGCCATTGTCAATGAGAGTGAGTACGGCAGTGCCGGGGCGAAAGAGAAACGAGAAGAACAGAGGCTGGATTCTCCTGATATCTTAGCGATTAAAGGTTTAGGTCAGTTTAAAAAATTTAAGCAAGTTGCGGCTTTTAGACGCCTTATTGAAGGCTGGCATGTTTCCGATTTTCATGTTCAAGCGGCTCGATCAAGTCAAGACGCCGGCTATGCAGAGCATCTATCCCCAACGGGTGAAAACTTGCCGTTGGTTGCGCAATTTATGCATGAACATTATCCGGAAAAGTTTCAAGACGTCTTAAGAAAGATGGAACAAAGAGTTCCGGGAGTAACTTCGGTTGAGGCGGCTGAAACTCAAGATGGGCGAATTATTTTAAGGTTTCAGGATGGAGCCTTTCGAGATCCGTTTATAGCACGGTATGTTTCAGATGGTTCTTTAAAAATGTTTGCCTACTTACTTCTTTTAAGTGATCCGAACCCTCATCCGTTGCTTTGTATCGAAGAACCGGAAAATCAACTATATCCCGATTTGTTATATGAGTTAGCGGAAGAATTCCGGAGCTATATGGAGGCAGGTGGGCAAGTCTTCATCTCAACGCATTCTCCTGATTTCGTGAACGGGGTTAAACTAGAGGAACTGTTCTGGCTGGTCAAAGTGGATGGGTTTAGCCAAATTAGGCGAGCCTCGGAGGATGAACTCCTGCGCAATCTGGTGGCCGCAGGGGATTTGCCCGGTTATCTTTGGAAACAAGGGCTTTTTAAAGGGGCCAGCCCTCTATGA
- a CDS encoding DUF4276 family protein produces MKEIVFLVEEPSMKELLKAILPKVIPDNVSYTIIHHEGKQDLEKSIPKKLCAFRQPETRFVVLIDQDSNDCIVLKKRLLELCQVGGRENCLVRIVCHELESWFLGDLAAVGKAYNQTSLARRQREAKYRQPDRLSNPAQVLKLLVPEYQKISGARAVSNYMKLSENESHSFAVFLKGLQKVIGD; encoded by the coding sequence ATGAAGGAAATCGTGTTTTTAGTTGAAGAACCCTCCATGAAAGAATTGCTCAAAGCGATCTTACCTAAAGTGATACCTGATAATGTTTCCTATACGATTATTCATCATGAGGGTAAGCAGGACTTAGAAAAATCGATTCCCAAGAAACTTTGTGCCTTTAGGCAACCTGAGACACGTTTTGTGGTTTTGATCGATCAAGATAGTAACGATTGCATAGTATTGAAAAAGCGTTTGTTAGAACTCTGCCAAGTAGGCGGAAGGGAAAATTGTCTCGTGAGAATTGTATGTCATGAGCTTGAATCCTGGTTCCTGGGTGATTTAGCGGCTGTGGGAAAAGCCTACAATCAGACAAGCCTTGCCCGTCGGCAAAGAGAAGCAAAGTATCGGCAACCTGATCGGTTAAGCAATCCTGCTCAGGTCTTAAAGTTACTAGTGCCGGAATACCAGAAGATAAGCGGTGCACGGGCTGTAAGTAATTATATGAAGCTTAGTGAAAACGAATCTCATAGTTTTGCAGTCTTCTTAAAAGGGTTGCAAAAAGTCATTGGAGATTAG